In Streptomyces qaidamensis, one DNA window encodes the following:
- a CDS encoding isocitrate lyase/PEP mutase family protein, which produces MTADPQQTPSNRAATAFAGLHRAGEPLLLPNAWDHASARALAAQGFPAIGTTSLGVAAAAGLPDGAAATREETLRLAVALGSEPFLLSVDAEGGFSDDPDEVAEFARELYVVGAVGINLEDGLGPAARHAAKIAAVKRAAPGLFVNARTDTHWLGDGDGTLARLDAYQQAGADGVFVPGLTDPRGIEALVRRLDVPLNVLYSPGGPPVARLAGIGVRRVSLGSLLYRRALGAALETAADLRAGRTPTGATASYDDVAGLARRAARPAGSR; this is translated from the coding sequence ATGACCGCAGATCCGCAGCAGACACCGTCGAACCGGGCCGCGACCGCCTTCGCCGGCCTCCACCGTGCCGGAGAGCCCCTGCTCCTGCCGAACGCCTGGGATCACGCATCCGCCCGGGCTCTCGCGGCTCAGGGCTTCCCGGCGATCGGGACGACGAGCCTCGGCGTCGCCGCGGCGGCCGGTCTGCCCGACGGGGCGGCGGCGACCCGGGAGGAGACGCTGCGGCTGGCCGTCGCCCTCGGGTCCGAGCCGTTCCTGCTGTCCGTCGACGCGGAGGGCGGCTTCAGCGACGACCCGGACGAGGTGGCGGAGTTCGCGCGGGAGCTGTACGTGGTCGGGGCGGTCGGCATCAACCTGGAAGACGGCCTCGGACCGGCCGCCCGGCACGCGGCGAAGATCGCGGCGGTCAAGCGGGCCGCACCCGGCCTGTTCGTCAACGCCCGCACGGACACCCACTGGCTGGGCGACGGCGACGGCACCCTCGCGCGCCTCGACGCCTACCAGCAGGCGGGCGCGGACGGGGTGTTCGTGCCCGGCCTCACGGACCCGCGCGGCATCGAGGCCCTGGTGCGCCGGCTGGACGTGCCCCTCAACGTCCTCTACTCGCCCGGCGGCCCGCCCGTCGCCCGCCTCGCCGGCATCGGTGTACGCCGCGTCAGCCTCGGTTCGCTGCTGTACCGGCGGGCACTGGGCGCGGCCCTGGAGACGGCGGCGGACCTTCGGGCCGGCCGGACGCCGACGGGCGCGACAGCGTCGTACGACGACGTGGCGGGGCTCGCGCGGCGGGCCGCGCGGCCGGCCGGGAGCCGATGA